The region AACGCGTCGTACTGGCGCTCCAGCGCCTCCACGACCTGCGCCACCTCGTCGGACTCGGCGACCTGGCGGGCGATCTCGGCGTCCGTGCGACGGGCCGACTCGGTCAGCGCGGCGGCGGGCACGATCAGCCCGGTGGACCGGGTCAGCGACTCCAGCAGGCCCAGCGCGGCGGCCGGGTACGAGCCCTGCGCGAGGTAGTGCGGCACGTAGGCGGCGAAGCCCATCGCGTCGTGACCGGCCTCGCCCAGGCGCAGCTCGATCAGCGCCGCGAGGTTGCCGGGCACCTGGACGCGGCTGAACGGCGACTTCTCGGTGACCAGCTCGGGCCGGGTGGCGTGCGAGATGACCGAGAGCTTGCGGGTGTGCGGGACCCCCATCGGGATGCCGTGGAAGCTCACCGCGAGCCGCACGCCCCACCGTTCCACCAGGATCCGCACGGCGGCGGCCACGGCCTCCCACCGCCGGTCCGGCTCGGGGCCGGTCATCAGCAGGAACGGCGTGCCGACCGAGTCGTGCAGCAGGCGGACCACCAGCTCCGGCGCGTCGTAGGACTCCCAGCGGTCCGTGGCGTAGCCCATCGTGGGCCGCCGGGCGCGGTAGTCGATCAGGTCGTCGACGTCGAACCGGGCCACCACCCGGTGCTCGTGCACCTCGAGCAGGTGGTCGACCACCGCGGACCCCGCCGCGCCCGCGTCCATGAAACCGTCGAAGTGGTGCAGCAACACCGCTCCGGTCAGATCCGGGACGTCGGAGTCGACCTCGAACAGATCCCCCGGGTCCAGCGCCACCGCAAGCCTCCTCAGCTAGTCCTCCCCCGGTAGAACACCACCCCGCCCCAGATCCATTCCCCGATCCCGCCCCGATCCGAACCCGGCCGGCACACCCCCGCCCCGCCCGGCTCGCCCTGGACCGTTCGCGCCACCGCGAACAGCCCGAATGCGCATTCCGGACAAGTCAACCGCCGCTTGCGTTCGCCAACCACGCCGGTGCCGCCACACGCGTCGGTGCAGGTCGGTCGAGCCCTTGTCCCCTGGCGCGGAGCAGCGAAGTAGCGGGTTCGGGTCGGCCGGGTCCGGTGTGCTTGACCTCGATCCAGGTCGAGGTCCTAGTTTTTGCCCATGGACATGGAAACCACGGCTTGGATGTCGCTCTACCACGTGACCAACGCGCAGGACGACCGCCGGCCGTTCTCCAAGGCCACGCTCAAGCGCATCTGGACCTTCGCCCGCCCGCGCCGCGGCCGGCTCGCCCAGTACCTCGGGCTCAGCGTCGTCATCGCGATCCTCGCCGTCGTCACCCCCGTGCTGGCCGGGCGGATCGTGGACGCCATCGTGCGCGGGTCGGCGTTCGACGTCGTGCTGGGGTTGAGCGGGCTGATCGCGGGGATCGCGGTGGTCGAGGCGGTGCTCGGGCTGGTCGCCCGGTGGTTGTCGGCGAGCATCGGCGAGGACCTCATCCTCCACCTGCGCACCACCGTGTTCGACCACGTCCAGCGGATGCCGATCGCCTTCTTCACCCGCACCCGCACCGGCGCGCTGGTGAGTCGGCTGAACAACGACGTGATCGGCGCGCAACGGGCGTTCAGCGACACGCTCTCCAGCGTCGTCGGCAACCTCGTCACGCTCGTCCTCACCCTCGTGGTGATGATCGGCCTGTCCTGGCAGATCACGCTGCTCGCCCTCGTCCTGCTCCCGATCTTCGTGCTGCCCGCCCGCCGCATGGGGTCCCGCCTCGCCCGCCTCGAACGCGAGGCCGCCAACCACAACGCGACGATGAGCACGCAGATGACCGAGCGGTTCTCCGCCCCCGGCGCGACGCTGGTCAAGCTGTTCGGCCGGCCGTCGCAGGAGTCGGCCGAGTTCGCGACCCGCGCGCGCCGCGTCCGCGACATCGGCGTGCGGTCGGCGATGGTGCAGTCGGTGTTCCTGACCGCGCTCACGTTGGTCTCGGCGCTGGCGCTCGCGCTCGTCTACGGGCTCGGCGGGTTCTTCGCACTCAAGGGTCAACTCGACGCCGGTTCGGTGGTCGCGCTCGCCCTGCTGCTCACCCGGCTCTACGCCCCGCTGACGGCACTGGCCAGCGCCCGCGTCGAGGTGATGAGCGCGCTGGTCAGCTTCGAGCGGGTGTTCGAGGTGCTCGACCTCAAGCCGTTGATCTCCGAGCGGCCCGACCCCGAGCGGGTCCCGGACGGCGCGGTGTCGGTGGAGTTCGAGAACGTCTCGTTCGCCTACCCGTCGGCGGACAAGGTCTCGCTCGCCTCGCTGGAGGAGGTCGCCGTGCTGGACACCCGGGGCGGGGTGCAGGTGCTGCACGACGTCTCCTTCCGCGCCGAGCCCGGCCAGGTCGTGGCGCTGGTGGGGTCGTCGGGTGCGGGCAAGTCCACGATCGCGTCGCTGCTGCCCCGGCTCTACGACGTCGACGGCGGTTCGGTGAAGCTGTCCGGCGTGGACGTCCGCGACCTGTCCGCGCAGGAGATCCGGGACACGCTCGGCATGGTCACCCAGGACGGTCACCTGTTCCACGAGTCGATCCGCTCGAACCTGCTGCTCGCGCGCCCGGAGTCGACCGACGAGGACCTGTGGGACGCGCTGCGCCGCGCCCGGCTCGCCGACCTGGTCCACTCGCTGCCCGACGGGCTGGACACGGTGGTCGGCGAGCGCGGCTACCGGCTCTCCGGCGGTGAGCGCCAGCGGTTGACCATCGCGCGGCTGCTGCTGGCCCGGCCGCGCGTGGTGATCCTGGACGAGGCCACCGCCCACCTGGACTCGACCTCCGAGGCGGCCGTCCAGGCGGCGCTGACCGAAGCGCTGGCCGGCCGCACCGCCGTGGTGATCGCGCACCGGCTCTCCACGATCCGGGCGGCCGACCTGATCCTGGTGGTGGAGGACGGCCGGGTCGTGGAGCGGGGCACGCACACCGACCTGCTGGCCGCCGGCGGCCGGTACGAGGAGCTGTACCGGACGCAGTTCGCGCAGGAAGCCGTCGGGCAGGGGGCGTCGGCGGTCTGAGCCGCGCCGGGAGCCGGCCAGGAAGCCCGGGGCGGACCGGAGCGTCAGCGGATGAGTGAGGTGGCGGCGTCCTCGGGACCGGCGGACGCCGTCAGCTCGTCCGGCACCGCGACGATCTTGCGCTCCTCGTGGGTGAAGTGGTTCGCCGGCAACGCCGCCACGGTGTCCACTTCGGACTGCACGGTCACCGGGTCGGGGTCGGGGCCGGCGAGAACGTCCGCGAGGCGCACCAAGGCGTCGGTCACCCTTCCGCCAAGCCCTCGACCAGCCCTTCGAAGTGGGGTTTCATCGACGGGTAGTAGGAGTCGAACTCGGGCAGCGGGGTGCCGGCGCGGGACGCGACGAGCATGTCGAGGTAGTACTCCCAGCCCGGACCGATGTCGCCGACGCCTTCGACGGTCTGTAGGTGGTGCACGAACTTCAGCTCGGTCACACCGTCCACTTCGGACAACAGGAACTCCATCCGCCAGACGCCGTTGACGTCGGTGGTGGACACGGCCAGGCGCATCGGCGGCTCGCACGCCTCGACGCGGGCCTCCATCCAGGGCTGCTCCTCCTCGTAGGCCATCTGGATCTTGATGGTCCGGCCGGGCGCGGCCTCGCCCTCCCAGCGGCCGAACCACCGGGCGGTGCGCTCGGATTCGGTGACGCTGGCCCAGACGTCCTCCGCGTGCGCGCGGAACGTGCGGGTCAGCACCAGGTCGTGCTTCTCGCCGACGCGGAACAGCCGGCCGGTGGGGGGATTGGTCATGCGGTGTTCTCCTCTCGCCGGTCCGCGCCCCGCTCGCGGCGCGTCCGGTAGACCTCGGTTTTCAGGGCGTCGAGGTGGTGCTCCCACCCGGCGGGCCGCAGGAACGGGGCCAGCCAGTCGGCCAGCCCGGCCAGCGGGGCCGGGTCGAGCAGGTAGATCCGCTGCCGGCCCACGACCTCGTCGCGCACCAGACCGCACTCCCGCAGCACCCGCAGGTGCCGGCTCACGGCAGGGCGGCTGATCTCGAACCGGCTCGCGATCTCCCCGGCGGACAACCGCGACCCCCGCAGCAGGACCAGGATCTCCCGCCGCACGGGGTCCGCGATCGCGCCGGCCACCTCGTTCACGAACGAAAGCGTAACTGATGGGTTACACGTCTGGCAAAGGCGCAGTCCACGGGCTTGGACAGGGCCGGGAACGGCCGGGGTCACGCGTCCGGCAACGACCTCAGGTAGGCGCTCAGCGCCCGGTAGTACGGCAGCACGGTGTCGAGGTCGGCGTACTCGTCCGGCCCGTGCTGACCGTCCCCGCCGACGCCGAAGATCACCGCGTCGACCCCGCGCTGGTAGAAGAACCGGGAGTCGGCCGCGCCGTGCTTGCGCAGGAGGTCACCGGAGTACCCCTGCGCGCGGGCGGCGGCTCGCAGGGCCGCCACGTCGACGCTGTCCGGGTCGGCCCGGTGCGGCGGCTCGACCGAGCGCACCGCCACCGGCAGCCCGCACAGGTCCGACAGGTGCCGGGCCACCTCGTCGGCGTCCCGGCGGGCGAAGTCGGCGTCCTCGGGCGGGAACCGGATGTCCAGCCACGCGGAGGCGTCCGCCGGGATCTGGTTCACAGCGGTGTTCGACGTCTCGACGCGCGCCACGTTCACGGTCGTCCGCCACGCCTCGGAGGTGGCCTGCGGGTACGCGTCGAGCACCGCTCCCAGCGCCCGCACCAGCTTCACCAGCGCGTTGTCCCCCAACCACGGGTACGCGCCGTGCGCGGCCCGCCCGACAGCGTCGATCCGGGCGTTGACCAGCCCTTTCGACTCCGTCACCAGTCGCAACGCGCTGTGCTCGCCGATCACCGCGAACCGCGTCGAGACGCCCTGGTCGAGCTGGTGCCGGGTGCCGTCGCGCCCGCCCACCTCCTCGTCGGTGACCAGTTGCAGCCCCACCGGGAACGGCGTCGGCACGTCCCGGAACACCAGCGCCAGCACCAGCGCGGACAGCTTCATGTCCTGCGCGCCGCGCGCGTGCAGCCGCGAGCCCTCCCGGCGCGGCTCGAACAGCTCGGGCGCGCCGGGCACGACGTCGAGGTGGGCGTTGAACAGCACCCGGAACTCCGGCCGGGTCGCGCCCCGGTAGACCAGCGCGCTGGGTTTCCCGCCGGACTCGAACCGCTCGACGGTGAAACCGGGCCCGACCGCGCCGAGCACGTGGTCGAGGGCCTTGGCCAGCTCGGCCGGCCGGTCGGCGGTGGAGGGGATGCGCAGCAGGCCGTCGGCCAGGGTCAGGAACTCGTCCAGGTCCACGGCGCCATCCTGCCGCAGGAACCGTTACCGCAGTTGCTCTTCCTGGGCGCGCCGCACTGCCTCCACCCGGTTGCGCGCGCCGAGCGTCTGCATCGCGGACTGGAGGTGGGTCTTGACCGTGTCGCGGGTCAGCCCCAGCTCTTCGGCGATCTCCGGGTTGGCCCGCCCGCGACGATCCGCCGCGACTGCGCCACCAGGTCGGTGTCGGTGACGTCCTTGCGCAGGCAGCCGTGCGCGCCGCCGTGCAGCGCCGCCGAGAGCGCGGCGTGGTCGTCGTCGTAGGCGGTGAAGATCACCACGCGGGCAGTCGGCGCGACGGCGGTGATGCGCGGCAACGCCTCGCTGCCCAGCATGTTCGGCACCACCGCGTCCCGCGCGGTGCGCGCCGACCCGACGACTCGATGTCCGGCGTCGCCGACACCAGCGAGCGCACCCCGTCGCACACCACGGGGTGGTCGTCCACCACCAGGATCCTCACGGGCGCTCCGCGGGGTCCGGGCCGGCCGAACCGAGGATGGCCGCGGCCTGGCGGCGCATCTCGACCTTGCGGACCTTGCCGGTGACGGTCATCGGGAACTCCGCCACGACGTGCACGTACCGGGGGATCTTGTAGTGGGCCAGCTCGCCCGCGCAGAACTCGCGGACCGCCTCGGCGGTCAGCGGGGCCGCGCCGGGCCGCAGCCGCAGCCACGCCATCAGCTCCTCGCCGTACTTGGCGTCGGGCACGCCGATCACCTGCGCGTCGAGGACGTCCGGGTGGGTGTGGAGGAATTCCTCGATCTCGCGCGGGTAGACGTTCTCGCCGCCCCGGATGACCATGTCCTTGATGCGCCCGGTGATGCTGACGTACCCGTCGTCGTCCATCACCGCCAGGTCGCCGGTGTGCATCCAGCGCGCCGGGTCGATCGCCTCGGCGGTCTTGTCCGGCTGCTCCCAGTAGCCCAACATCACCGAGTAGCCCCGGGTGCACAGCTCGCCGGGCGTGCCGCGCGGCACCGTGCGGCCGT is a window of Saccharothrix espanaensis DSM 44229 DNA encoding:
- a CDS encoding proteasome assembly chaperone family protein, producing MALDPGDLFEVDSDVPDLTGAVLLHHFDGFMDAGAAGSAVVDHLLEVHEHRVVARFDVDDLIDYRARRPTMGYATDRWESYDAPELVVRLLHDSVGTPFLLMTGPEPDRRWEAVAAAVRILVERWGVRLAVSFHGIPMGVPHTRKLSVISHATRPELVTEKSPFSRVQVPGNLAALIELRLGEAGHDAMGFAAYVPHYLAQGSYPAAALGLLESLTRSTGLIVPAAALTESARRTDAEIARQVAESDEVAQVVEALERQYDAFTEASENLLVNEDEPLPSADELGAEFERFLAEQQRDR
- a CDS encoding ABC transporter ATP-binding protein, producing the protein MDMETTAWMSLYHVTNAQDDRRPFSKATLKRIWTFARPRRGRLAQYLGLSVVIAILAVVTPVLAGRIVDAIVRGSAFDVVLGLSGLIAGIAVVEAVLGLVARWLSASIGEDLILHLRTTVFDHVQRMPIAFFTRTRTGALVSRLNNDVIGAQRAFSDTLSSVVGNLVTLVLTLVVMIGLSWQITLLALVLLPIFVLPARRMGSRLARLEREAANHNATMSTQMTERFSAPGATLVKLFGRPSQESAEFATRARRVRDIGVRSAMVQSVFLTALTLVSALALALVYGLGGFFALKGQLDAGSVVALALLLTRLYAPLTALASARVEVMSALVSFERVFEVLDLKPLISERPDPERVPDGAVSVEFENVSFAYPSADKVSLASLEEVAVLDTRGGVQVLHDVSFRAEPGQVVALVGSSGAGKSTIASLLPRLYDVDGGSVKLSGVDVRDLSAQEIRDTLGMVTQDGHLFHESIRSNLLLARPESTDEDLWDALRRARLADLVHSLPDGLDTVVGERGYRLSGGERQRLTIARLLLARPRVVILDEATAHLDSTSEAAVQAALTEALAGRTAVVIAHRLSTIRAADLILVVEDGRVVERGTHTDLLAAGGRYEELYRTQFAQEAVGQGASAV
- a CDS encoding SRPBCC family protein, which translates into the protein MTNPPTGRLFRVGEKHDLVLTRTFRAHAEDVWASVTESERTARWFGRWEGEAAPGRTIKIQMAYEEEQPWMEARVEACEPPMRLAVSTTDVNGVWRMEFLLSEVDGVTELKFVHHLQTVEGVGDIGPGWEYYLDMLVASRAGTPLPEFDSYYPSMKPHFEGLVEGLAEG
- a CDS encoding metalloregulator ArsR/SmtB family transcription factor, translating into MNEVAGAIADPVRREILVLLRGSRLSAGEIASRFEISRPAVSRHLRVLRECGLVRDEVVGRQRIYLLDPAPLAGLADWLAPFLRPAGWEHHLDALKTEVYRTRRERGADRREENTA
- a CDS encoding M20 family metallopeptidase; translated protein: MDLDEFLTLADGLLRIPSTADRPAELAKALDHVLGAVGPGFTVERFESGGKPSALVYRGATRPEFRVLFNAHLDVVPGAPELFEPRREGSRLHARGAQDMKLSALVLALVFRDVPTPFPVGLQLVTDEEVGGRDGTRHQLDQGVSTRFAVIGEHSALRLVTESKGLVNARIDAVGRAAHGAYPWLGDNALVKLVRALGAVLDAYPQATSEAWRTTVNVARVETSNTAVNQIPADASAWLDIRFPPEDADFARRDADEVARHLSDLCGLPVAVRSVEPPHRADPDSVDVAALRAAARAQGYSGDLLRKHGAADSRFFYQRGVDAVIFGVGGDGQHGPDEYADLDTVLPYYRALSAYLRSLPDA
- a CDS encoding LuxR C-terminal-related transcriptional regulator, which gives rise to MAEELGLTRDTVKTHLQSAMQTLGARNRVEAVRRAQEEQLR
- a CDS encoding response regulator — its product is MRRGALAGVGDAGHRVVGSARTARDAVVPNMLGSEALPRITAVAPTARVVIFTAYDDDHAALSAALHGGAHGCLRKDVTDTDLVAQSRRIVAGGPTRRSPKSWG